In a genomic window of Erigeron canadensis isolate Cc75 chromosome 5, C_canadensis_v1, whole genome shotgun sequence:
- the LOC122599689 gene encoding probable LRR receptor-like serine/threonine-protein kinase At1g53430 isoform X1, protein MKIGIDKGEKHSIITSTQPCRRFSIAEIQSATNDFDDELVIGEGGFGKVYKGDIIIEESSHIVAIKRLDSMSNQGASEFRAEIEMLSTLRHCNLVSLIGFCDESKEMILVYEYMPHETLSYHLHKAATPLTWFQRLKIAIGAARGLDYLHTGVGTKHGVIHRDVKSSNILLDENWAAMISDFGLSKLGPIDQSISHLSASIKGTFGYLDPAYSMTGHLTRKTDVYAFGVVLFELYSGRLAVDRRLKEEECSLVRWAQKCVREKKLDQMIDPNMRCFISPKCKREFAQIANRCLHSYPEERPTMAEIVVSLQTSLELQRKFENPVQPLGISVFTWKIHKYLVFTTKQNSESGTSSLNDHGNNMKQNCSTNKDCTDLGYFEEIVAPDLKRFTYVELECTTRDFGNDTCLGEGRCATVYKGWVDKITYAPFIDNTGLPVVVKRLHLFNHLNLEVLRKFSHPNLVKLLGYCLEGSFFLVQEFMHNGNFEGRLLSGVIAQLPLATKVKIAVGIARGIVFLDSMRNEITTYPYQTYRYNQSGIVNELPLHRHKILLAEDFTAKFSDYYYTEVIDDYYYKNPRFRASPLRPQINLSGFTVVLAEILTGKRIFEEWKLQKIDSLLLQHGKMSLVDIANSCFAICNELDSESKMLTILENYDDLIRRRFKS, encoded by the exons AAGGAGATATCATTATTGAAGAAAGCAGTCATATTGTAGCGATCAAACGGTTGGATTCTATGTCTAACCAAGGGGCATCTGAGTTTAGAGCTGAAATAGAGATGCTATCTACTCTGCGTCACTGTAATTTGGTGTCTCTTATTGGTTTTTGTGATGAAAGCAAGGAGATGATTCTTGTTTATGAATATATGCCACATGAAACTTTATCTTATCATCTACACAAGGCTGCAACACCTTTAACTTGGTTTCAACGACTAAAGATAGCAATAGGTGCTGCACGTGGCTTAGACTACCTTCACACTGGAGTTGGTACCAAACATGGAGTCATACATCGTGATGTGAAGAGCTCGAATATTCTTTTGGATGAGAATTGGGCAGCTATGATTTCTGATTTTGGGTTATCCAAATTAGGCCCAATTGATCAATCAATTTCCCATCTTAGTGCTAGTATAAAGGGCACTTTTGGATATCTAGACCCAGCATACTCTATGACTGGACACTTGACAAGGAAAACAGATGTGTATGCATTTGGGGTTGTGTTGTTCGAATTGTATTCAGGAAGACTTGCAGTGGACAGACGCCTTAAGGAAGAGGAGTGTAGTTTGGTAAGGTGGGCTCAAAAATGTGTGAGGGAAAAAAAGCTAGATCAAATGATTGATCCTAATATGAGATGCTTTATTAGCCCCAAATGTAAAAGAGAATTTGCACAAATTGCAAATCGCTGTTTGCATAGCTATCCTGAAGAACGCCCTACCATGGCTGAGATAGTCGTGTCACTTCAGACTTCACTTGAACTACAACGAAAATTTGAAAACCCGGTCCAGCCATTAGGCATATCTGTATTCACTTGGAAGATTCACAAGTATCTTGTTTTCACAACTAAACAGAATTCAG AAAGTGGTACAAGTTCTCTAAATGACCATGGAAACAACATGAAGCAGAACTGTTCAACCAACAAGGATTGTACTGATTTAGGTTATTTTGAGGAAATAGTAGCCCCAGATCTAAAAAGGTTTACATATGTTGAACTGGAATGTACTACAAGGGACTTTGGAAATGACACATGTTTAGGTGAGGGAAGATGTGCAACAGTTTACAAAGGTTGGGTCGATAAAATTACATATGCTCCCTTTATCGATAATACAGGTTTGCCTGTTGTCGTCAAGAGACTTCATCTATTCAACCAT TTAAATTTGGAGGTCTTGAGAAAATTTAGTCACCCCAACCTTGTTAAGCTTTTAGGATACTGCTTAGAAGGATCGTTTTTCCTTGTGCAAGAGTTCATGCATAATGGAAACTTTGAGGGTCGCCTACTTAGTG GGGTTATAGCACAACTTCCACTAGCTACAAAAGTGAAAATAGCAGTAGGAATTGCTAGAGGGATAGTTTTCTTAGACAGCATGCGAAATGAAATCACAACATATCCTTATCAAACATATCGTTATAATCAGAGTGGAATAGTGAATGAGCTTCCGCTTCACAGGCATAAAATATTGTTGGCTGAG GATTTTACTGCAAAGTTTTCAGATTACTATTATACTGAAGTAATTGATGATTACTACTACAAAAATCCTCGCTTCA GGGCCTCTCCACTTCGACCACAGATCAATCTTTCTGGTTTTACAGTTGTACTCGCGGAGATTCTTACAGGTAAACGTATCTTTGAGGAATGGAAGCTCCAAAAGATCGATAGCTTGTTGCTCCAGCATGGGAAAATGTCTTTAGTTGATATTGCAAATTCATGTTTTGCCATATGCAATGAGTTAGATTCAGAATCAAAAATGCTAACGATCTTGGAAAATTATGACGACTTAATACGGAGAAGATTTAAGAGTTAG
- the LOC122599689 gene encoding probable LRR receptor-like serine/threonine-protein kinase At1g53430 isoform X2: MKIGIDKGEKHSIITSTQPCRRFSIAEIQSATNDFDDELVIGEGGFGKVYKGDIIIEESSHIVAIKRLDSMSNQGASEFRAEIEMLSTLRHCNLVSLIGFCDESKEMILVYEYMPHETLSYHLHKAATPLTWFQRLKIAIGAARGLDYLHTGVGTKHGVIHRDVKSSNILLDENWAAMISDFGLSKLGPIDQSISHLSASIKGTFGYLDPAYSMTGHLTRKTDVYAFGVVLFELYSGRLAVDRRLKEEECSLVRWAQKCVREKKLDQMIDPNMRCFISPKCKREFAQIANRCLHSYPEERPTMAEIVVSLQTSLELQRKFENPVQPLGISVFTWKIHKYLVFTTKQNSESGTSSLNDHGNNMKQNCSTNKDCTDLGYFEEIVAPDLKRFTYVELECTTRDFGNDTCLGEGRCATVYKGWVDKITYAPFIDNTGLPVVVKRLHLFNHLNLEVLRKFSHPNLVKLLGYCLEGSFFLVQEFMHNGNFEGRLLSGVIAQLPLATKVKIAVGIARGIVFLDSMRNEITTYPYQTYRYNQSGIVNELPLHRHKILLAEDFTAKFSDYYYTEVIDDYYYKNPRFRSICQGPLHFDHRSIFLVLQLYSRRFLQVNVSLRNGSSKRSIACCSSMGKCL; the protein is encoded by the exons AAGGAGATATCATTATTGAAGAAAGCAGTCATATTGTAGCGATCAAACGGTTGGATTCTATGTCTAACCAAGGGGCATCTGAGTTTAGAGCTGAAATAGAGATGCTATCTACTCTGCGTCACTGTAATTTGGTGTCTCTTATTGGTTTTTGTGATGAAAGCAAGGAGATGATTCTTGTTTATGAATATATGCCACATGAAACTTTATCTTATCATCTACACAAGGCTGCAACACCTTTAACTTGGTTTCAACGACTAAAGATAGCAATAGGTGCTGCACGTGGCTTAGACTACCTTCACACTGGAGTTGGTACCAAACATGGAGTCATACATCGTGATGTGAAGAGCTCGAATATTCTTTTGGATGAGAATTGGGCAGCTATGATTTCTGATTTTGGGTTATCCAAATTAGGCCCAATTGATCAATCAATTTCCCATCTTAGTGCTAGTATAAAGGGCACTTTTGGATATCTAGACCCAGCATACTCTATGACTGGACACTTGACAAGGAAAACAGATGTGTATGCATTTGGGGTTGTGTTGTTCGAATTGTATTCAGGAAGACTTGCAGTGGACAGACGCCTTAAGGAAGAGGAGTGTAGTTTGGTAAGGTGGGCTCAAAAATGTGTGAGGGAAAAAAAGCTAGATCAAATGATTGATCCTAATATGAGATGCTTTATTAGCCCCAAATGTAAAAGAGAATTTGCACAAATTGCAAATCGCTGTTTGCATAGCTATCCTGAAGAACGCCCTACCATGGCTGAGATAGTCGTGTCACTTCAGACTTCACTTGAACTACAACGAAAATTTGAAAACCCGGTCCAGCCATTAGGCATATCTGTATTCACTTGGAAGATTCACAAGTATCTTGTTTTCACAACTAAACAGAATTCAG AAAGTGGTACAAGTTCTCTAAATGACCATGGAAACAACATGAAGCAGAACTGTTCAACCAACAAGGATTGTACTGATTTAGGTTATTTTGAGGAAATAGTAGCCCCAGATCTAAAAAGGTTTACATATGTTGAACTGGAATGTACTACAAGGGACTTTGGAAATGACACATGTTTAGGTGAGGGAAGATGTGCAACAGTTTACAAAGGTTGGGTCGATAAAATTACATATGCTCCCTTTATCGATAATACAGGTTTGCCTGTTGTCGTCAAGAGACTTCATCTATTCAACCAT TTAAATTTGGAGGTCTTGAGAAAATTTAGTCACCCCAACCTTGTTAAGCTTTTAGGATACTGCTTAGAAGGATCGTTTTTCCTTGTGCAAGAGTTCATGCATAATGGAAACTTTGAGGGTCGCCTACTTAGTG GGGTTATAGCACAACTTCCACTAGCTACAAAAGTGAAAATAGCAGTAGGAATTGCTAGAGGGATAGTTTTCTTAGACAGCATGCGAAATGAAATCACAACATATCCTTATCAAACATATCGTTATAATCAGAGTGGAATAGTGAATGAGCTTCCGCTTCACAGGCATAAAATATTGTTGGCTGAG GATTTTACTGCAAAGTTTTCAGATTACTATTATACTGAAGTAATTGATGATTACTACTACAAAAATCCTCGCTTCA GATCAATATGTCAGGGGCCTCTCCACTTCGACCACAGATCAATCTTTCTGGTTTTACAGTTGTACTCGCGGAGATTCTTACAGGTAAACGTATCTTTGAGGAATGGAAGCTCCAAAAGATCGATAGCTTGTTGCTCCAGCATGGGAAAATGTCTTTAG